Proteins encoded within one genomic window of Oscillospiraceae bacterium:
- a CDS encoding ATP-binding protein codes for MKIAVLSGKGGAGKTFVSVNLASAAGHATYIDCDVEEPNGRLFLKPENPEREPVYTMLPAFNETKCIGCRKCVDFCRFNALVFIKDKPMVFPEVCHACGGCALVCPSRAVAETERSVGIIETGKYQNTQVVTGVLNLGEASAIPVIKAALQMAKPKALTIIDCPPGSSCAVMESVADADFCILVAEPTSFGLHNLEMVYELVRLFQKPLGIVINKTDGDYAPLDLFCTQNQIPILCRIPYSEKLAALCAAAQVASLQDIETNKLFTRLLKQVQEVRI; via the coding sequence ATGAAAATCGCGGTACTCAGCGGAAAAGGCGGCGCAGGAAAGACTTTTGTCAGCGTCAACCTTGCCTCCGCCGCCGGCCATGCGACCTACATTGACTGCGACGTCGAAGAACCGAACGGCCGGCTTTTTCTCAAACCCGAAAATCCGGAGCGGGAACCAGTTTACACCATGCTCCCCGCTTTTAACGAAACAAAATGTATCGGCTGCCGAAAATGCGTGGATTTTTGCAGATTCAACGCACTGGTATTTATCAAAGACAAACCCATGGTGTTTCCGGAGGTCTGCCACGCCTGCGGTGGCTGTGCTTTAGTGTGTCCGAGCCGCGCCGTCGCCGAAACCGAACGTTCGGTGGGAATAATCGAAACCGGCAAATATCAAAACACACAAGTCGTCACGGGTGTGCTCAACCTCGGCGAGGCCTCCGCTATCCCCGTTATCAAGGCGGCGCTGCAAATGGCAAAGCCGAAAGCGCTGACGATCATTGACTGCCCGCCCGGCAGTTCCTGCGCGGTAATGGAAAGTGTGGCGGATGCGGATTTTTGCATTCTGGTCGCCGAACCGACTTCTTTTGGACTGCACAACCTCGAAATGGTATATGAACTCGTCCGCCTGTTTCAAAAGCCGCTCGGAATCGTCATCAACAAAACCGACGGGGATTATGCGCCGCTCGATTTATTCTGCACACAGAATCAAATTCCGATTCTCTGCCGAATCCCATACAGCGAAAAACTGGCGGCTCTGTGTGCGGCGGCACAAGTTGCCTCTTTGCAAGATATTGAAACGAATAAACTGTTTACCCGTCTTCTGAAACAGGTACAGGAGGTGCGTATATGA